A region of Nocardioides sp. JS614 DNA encodes the following proteins:
- a CDS encoding lipoate--protein ligase family protein: MQPLDPDALVHVGPVGTDEAMELALAPAMLRRAADGELPEAIHIYSPTTPAVVFGRRDTRLPGFPTAVAAARRMGFDVAVRASGGRAVAYTQNTLVIDHVRHDPASVGRLQERFVTYGQALADAFTALGIDARMGEVPGEYCPGAHSVNARGVVKLVGTAQRVVKDAWLFSSVIVVEDRLTLQDVLGTVYAALDLPFDPASVGAVREENPQLTRADVRNAVAEVWGLDAIAPTPVAGETLDLAHRLVADHRLA; encoded by the coding sequence GTGCAGCCCCTCGATCCCGATGCCCTCGTCCACGTCGGGCCCGTCGGGACCGACGAGGCCATGGAGCTCGCGCTGGCCCCGGCGATGCTGCGCCGCGCCGCAGACGGGGAGCTGCCGGAGGCGATCCACATCTACAGCCCGACCACCCCCGCCGTGGTCTTCGGCCGGCGCGACACCCGCTTGCCCGGCTTCCCCACGGCGGTCGCAGCCGCCCGCCGGATGGGCTTCGACGTCGCCGTACGCGCCTCCGGAGGGCGGGCCGTCGCCTACACCCAGAACACCCTCGTCATCGACCACGTCCGTCACGACCCGGCCTCCGTGGGCCGGTTGCAGGAACGCTTCGTGACCTACGGTCAGGCGCTGGCGGACGCATTCACGGCGCTCGGCATCGACGCGCGCATGGGGGAGGTCCCGGGTGAGTACTGCCCCGGCGCCCACAGCGTGAACGCCCGCGGCGTGGTCAAGCTGGTCGGCACCGCGCAGCGCGTCGTCAAGGACGCCTGGCTCTTCTCCTCCGTGATCGTCGTCGAGGACCGGCTGACGCTGCAGGACGTGCTCGGCACGGTCTACGCAGCGTTGGATCTCCCCTTCGACCCCGCCTCCGTCGGCGCCGTGCGCGAAGAGAACCCACAGCTGACCAGGGCCGATGTGCGCAATGCCGTTGCGGAGGTCTGGGGCCTCGACGCGATCGCGCCCACACCGGTCGCCGGCGAGACGTTGGACCTGGCCCACCGACTGGTCGCGGACCACCGCCTCGCCTGA
- a CDS encoding M15 family metallopeptidase: MTSARIHHPTSRGAVVALLGALLTLAACGDGTGAAPAATQGRPQAHERSAAPESARLDRVGLEPGRLGIGRVDVARLEPDLRAALEEATRAAEADGVVIEVTSGWRSWEHQERLLDEAVVKYGSLDEALECVSTPEASAHVTGDAVDIGPAEAAGWLSRHGSAYGLCQIFANEDWHFELATTPGGECPPMYADASQR, translated from the coding sequence GTGACCAGTGCTCGCATCCACCACCCCACCAGCCGCGGCGCCGTCGTCGCGCTCCTCGGTGCCCTGCTGACTCTCGCCGCCTGCGGCGACGGGACCGGGGCCGCCCCCGCTGCAACGCAGGGGCGACCCCAGGCTCACGAGCGGTCGGCAGCGCCGGAGTCGGCCCGCCTCGACCGCGTCGGTCTCGAACCGGGCCGCCTGGGCATCGGCCGGGTCGACGTCGCCCGGCTCGAGCCGGACCTGCGCGCTGCCCTGGAGGAGGCCACCCGGGCTGCCGAGGCGGACGGAGTCGTGATCGAGGTGACCAGCGGGTGGCGCAGCTGGGAGCACCAGGAGCGGCTGCTCGACGAGGCGGTGGTGAAGTACGGAAGCCTGGACGAAGCGCTCGAGTGCGTCTCGACCCCGGAGGCCTCGGCCCACGTGACGGGGGACGCGGTCGACATCGGCCCGGCCGAGGCAGCCGGTTGGCTGAGCCGGCACGGCTCGGCGTACGGCCTGTGCCAGATCTTCGCCAACGAGGACTGGCACTTCGAGCTCGCGACGACGCCCGGCGGCGAATGCCCGCCGATGTACGCCGACGCCAGCCAGCGCTAG
- a CDS encoding aldo/keto reductase: MRIRSIGNETVGRTEVGAIGLGLMTFDQTGTQPREQLLATVRAAIDAGVTLFDTADAYGPGEEKGADAQGENELLIASLLDELGVRDRVLLATKGGHVRTEGGAWGTDSTDAHLKQAVDDSLRRLGVDQIALWQHHRPSSKVPYEEVLGTMQEIAASGKVRMLGISNANPEQIRAAHAALGDTLVSVQNQFSPAFRSSRPEIDVCAELGLAFLPWSPLGGLGDAKELAAKHPAFARVAEQRGVSAQQVALAWELAQSPVVIPIPGAKRPQSIQDSAAAAELDLTDEELTALDAD, from the coding sequence ATGAGGATTCGCAGCATCGGCAACGAGACCGTCGGCCGCACCGAGGTCGGCGCCATCGGCCTCGGCCTGATGACCTTCGACCAGACCGGCACCCAGCCCCGCGAGCAGCTGCTGGCCACCGTGCGGGCGGCGATCGACGCGGGGGTGACGCTGTTCGACACCGCCGATGCCTACGGTCCCGGCGAGGAGAAGGGGGCGGACGCCCAGGGGGAGAACGAGCTGCTGATCGCGTCCCTGCTCGACGAGCTCGGCGTACGCGACCGGGTGCTGCTGGCCACCAAGGGTGGCCACGTCCGCACCGAGGGCGGCGCCTGGGGCACCGACAGCACCGATGCCCACTTGAAGCAGGCCGTCGACGACAGCCTGCGCCGCCTCGGGGTCGACCAGATCGCGCTGTGGCAGCACCACCGGCCCAGCAGCAAGGTGCCCTACGAGGAGGTCCTCGGCACGATGCAGGAGATCGCCGCGTCCGGGAAGGTCCGGATGCTCGGCATCTCCAACGCCAACCCCGAGCAGATCCGCGCGGCGCACGCGGCACTGGGCGACACGCTGGTGAGCGTGCAGAACCAGTTCTCGCCGGCCTTCCGCAGCAGCCGCCCGGAGATCGACGTCTGCGCCGAGCTCGGCCTGGCGTTCCTTCCGTGGAGCCCGCTGGGTGGCCTCGGCGACGCCAAGGAGCTGGCCGCCAAGCACCCGGCGTTCGCGCGGGTGGCCGAGCAGCGCGGCGTCAGCGCCCAGCAGGTCGCCCTGGCCTGGGAGCTGGCCCAGTCGCCCGTCGTGATCCCGATCCCCGGCGCCAAGCGGCCGCAGTCGATCCAGGACTCCGCAGCCGCCGCCGAGCTCGACCTCACCGACGAGGAGCTGACCGCGCTCGACGCCGACTGA
- a CDS encoding zinc-dependent alcohol dehydrogenase, whose product MPVAARLHSVGDLRVEQVAEPPAPTVGWSTVAVTSVGLCGSDLHWFTDGGTGEVTLDRPVVPGHELAGRALDGPYAGRRVAIDPAIPCGVCEQCRAGHGNLCPDVRFAGHAGLDGGLQERLVWPDHLLFPLPDDLSDDAGALLEPLGVAIHAVGVAHVRPGHDVLVVGGGPIGVLTAAVARRTGAAQVVVSEPLAHRRETARRFGADVAVAPEEASSAVDELTGGRGVDVVIEMAGADDAIGTAVACARPGARIALGGIPSVPLSSFPAAPARRKGLTFAMVRRMHETYPRAIELATSGIDLDALVSDRFPLADAPLAFTHAVARTGDKTVIAVSGTR is encoded by the coding sequence GTGCCCGTCGCCGCCCGGCTCCACTCCGTCGGCGACCTGCGGGTCGAGCAGGTCGCCGAGCCGCCCGCTCCCACCGTCGGCTGGTCGACCGTCGCGGTCACCTCGGTCGGGCTCTGCGGCTCCGACCTGCACTGGTTCACCGACGGCGGCACCGGCGAGGTCACGCTCGACCGACCGGTGGTCCCGGGCCACGAGCTCGCCGGGCGCGCACTGGACGGGCCGTACGCCGGGCGCCGGGTCGCGATCGACCCCGCGATCCCGTGCGGGGTCTGCGAGCAGTGCCGCGCCGGGCACGGGAACCTGTGTCCCGACGTGCGCTTCGCCGGGCACGCCGGCCTGGACGGCGGCCTCCAGGAGCGGCTGGTCTGGCCCGACCACCTGCTGTTCCCGCTCCCGGACGACCTCAGCGACGATGCGGGCGCGCTGCTCGAGCCGCTCGGGGTCGCGATCCACGCGGTCGGGGTGGCGCACGTCCGCCCCGGCCACGACGTACTGGTGGTGGGCGGCGGCCCGATCGGGGTGCTCACTGCCGCGGTGGCTCGCCGTACCGGCGCCGCCCAGGTGGTCGTGAGCGAGCCGCTCGCGCACCGGCGCGAGACCGCACGCCGCTTCGGCGCCGACGTCGCGGTCGCACCGGAGGAGGCCTCGTCCGCGGTCGACGAGCTGACCGGCGGGCGCGGCGTCGACGTGGTCATCGAGATGGCGGGGGCGGACGACGCCATCGGCACCGCCGTCGCCTGCGCGCGCCCGGGCGCCCGGATCGCGCTGGGCGGCATCCCGTCGGTGCCGCTGTCCTCGTTCCCCGCCGCACCCGCCCGGCGCAAGGGCCTGACCTTCGCGATGGTCCGCCGGATGCACGAGACCTACCCGCGCGCGATCGAGCTCGCCACGAGCGGCATCGACCTCGACGCCCTGGTCAGCGACCGCTTCCCGCTCGCCGACGCACCCCTCGCCTTCACCCACGCCGTCGCCCGCACCGGCGACAAGACCGTCATCGCGGTGTCCGGCACCCGTTGA
- a CDS encoding DUF4185 domain-containing protein — protein sequence MDRPTLRRLFPRRVAIVCAAVLVVQGVGLALLVRDVREPRPHQVPVAVVGPAVVAQGLAEQVNALEGRPLDVTASADREAAVDDVRHGLTVGAALIDLTGTQDQVVLDGSTDERLARAVVEQARAIERSHGRTLSVRRVSMSDVDDDVVRGLAVGFGAVGFVVALALSLRFGPTARTLRLGTRRVLVVAAISLVSGYAATLLPGVSTLDTGAQLRLAGVLALTAAVAGTVTLALEGVAGFGGLGLSAVFYLVVATPQLLGTDPHLLPAPWPVLSQWLPPGASVEALGAIALYGGTGIRLPLLVLAVWLLAAVLALQVSRRERVREQTAPDAGLDEPLLLHPPLTPVVRHGRLVRWRWRVGVVVLPAAGAAFVLVSFVPRDAVADVAPVASRASETECVSTGTVRSVADLNRMVRTVRGGPEFQGGDVGADTELQDGRRVMVFGDTLRSPSFAGQRFVRNSMLLIGGECIQAVVPEDHGALIPDRPSAQSAGRVGYWPMSAVTITHPGYDLVVVTAQRVRSTGIDDAFGFESLGPAVAVFVVPRGETPQLVAVRDVGPDAADVTRPEWGAAAVVEGEWLYLYGTANPDQPYVFGFSLRVARVHPDDVLRPAAWEYWSGTDWVADPAQSRELIPAAGGTSQTLSVFRDGGQWHALSKRNEFLGSDVVVWTAPDPWGPFDGGRTVAPLPSDAAQGRLRYLPLAHPGLLPEPGTVVVSFSRNRTDVDEVVADPTRYRPGFLRVDLP from the coding sequence GTGGACCGTCCGACCCTGCGCCGGCTGTTCCCGCGCCGGGTCGCGATCGTGTGCGCGGCGGTCCTGGTCGTCCAGGGAGTCGGGCTCGCGCTGCTGGTCCGCGACGTCCGCGAGCCACGCCCGCACCAGGTGCCGGTCGCCGTCGTCGGACCGGCCGTCGTCGCCCAGGGCCTGGCGGAGCAGGTCAACGCGCTCGAGGGCCGGCCGCTCGACGTCACCGCGAGCGCGGATCGGGAAGCGGCCGTCGACGACGTACGGCACGGCCTCACCGTCGGCGCCGCGCTCATCGATCTCACGGGCACCCAGGACCAGGTGGTCCTCGACGGCTCGACCGACGAACGGCTCGCCCGGGCCGTGGTGGAGCAGGCCCGGGCGATCGAGCGCTCGCACGGCCGCACGCTGTCGGTCCGCCGCGTCTCGATGTCCGACGTCGACGACGACGTCGTCCGCGGCCTGGCGGTCGGCTTCGGCGCGGTGGGCTTCGTGGTGGCGCTGGCGCTCTCGCTGCGCTTCGGGCCGACCGCGCGCACCCTCCGGCTGGGAACCCGGCGGGTGCTGGTGGTCGCGGCGATCTCCCTGGTGAGCGGGTACGCCGCCACGCTGCTGCCCGGCGTGAGCACCCTCGACACCGGTGCCCAGCTGCGCCTCGCGGGAGTCCTGGCCCTGACCGCGGCGGTCGCCGGGACGGTCACGCTCGCCCTGGAGGGCGTGGCCGGGTTCGGCGGCCTGGGCCTGAGCGCGGTCTTCTACCTGGTGGTGGCGACGCCGCAGCTGCTCGGCACCGACCCGCACCTGCTCCCGGCGCCGTGGCCGGTGCTCTCGCAGTGGCTCCCGCCGGGGGCGAGCGTCGAGGCGCTCGGCGCGATCGCGCTGTACGGCGGCACCGGCATCCGGCTGCCCCTGCTGGTGCTCGCCGTGTGGCTGCTGGCCGCCGTCCTCGCGCTGCAGGTCTCGCGCCGGGAGCGGGTCCGCGAGCAGACCGCGCCCGACGCCGGCCTGGACGAGCCGCTGCTGCTGCACCCGCCGCTGACGCCGGTGGTGCGGCACGGCCGGCTGGTGCGCTGGCGCTGGCGGGTCGGGGTCGTGGTGCTGCCGGCCGCCGGGGCGGCGTTCGTCCTGGTGTCGTTCGTCCCGCGTGACGCCGTCGCGGACGTCGCGCCGGTCGCCAGCCGCGCCAGCGAGACCGAGTGCGTCTCGACCGGCACGGTCCGCAGCGTGGCGGACCTCAACCGGATGGTGCGCACGGTGCGCGGCGGCCCGGAGTTCCAGGGCGGTGACGTCGGTGCCGACACCGAGCTGCAGGACGGCCGGCGGGTGATGGTCTTCGGCGACACGCTGCGCAGCCCGTCCTTCGCCGGCCAACGCTTCGTGCGCAACTCGATGCTGCTCATCGGCGGCGAGTGCATCCAGGCCGTCGTGCCCGAGGACCACGGGGCGCTGATCCCGGACCGGCCGAGCGCGCAGTCCGCCGGCCGGGTCGGCTACTGGCCGATGTCCGCGGTGACGATCACCCATCCGGGCTACGACCTGGTCGTGGTGACCGCGCAGCGGGTGCGGAGCACCGGCATCGACGACGCGTTCGGCTTCGAGAGCCTCGGGCCCGCGGTCGCGGTCTTCGTGGTCCCCCGGGGCGAGACCCCGCAGCTGGTCGCGGTACGCGACGTCGGGCCGGACGCCGCCGATGTCACCCGCCCGGAGTGGGGCGCGGCGGCTGTGGTCGAGGGCGAATGGCTCTACCTCTACGGCACCGCGAACCCGGACCAGCCCTACGTCTTCGGCTTCTCGCTGCGGGTCGCGCGGGTGCACCCGGACGACGTGCTGCGGCCCGCTGCCTGGGAGTACTGGTCGGGCACCGACTGGGTCGCAGACCCGGCGCAGAGCCGGGAGCTGATCCCGGCCGCGGGCGGGACGTCGCAGACGCTCTCGGTGTTCCGCGACGGTGGGCAGTGGCACGCGCTGAGCAAGCGCAACGAGTTCCTCGGCAGCGACGTGGTCGTGTGGACCGCGCCGGACCCGTGGGGCCCGTTCGACGGCGGGCGCACCGTCGCCCCGCTGCCCTCGGACGCCGCCCAGGGGCGGCTGCGGTACCTGCCGCTCGCGCACCCGGGGCTGCTGCCCGAGCCCGGCACCGTCGTGGTCTCGTTCAGCCGCAACCGCACCGACGTCGACGAGGTGGTCGCGGACCCGACCCGCTACCGGCCGGGCTTCCTCAGGGTGGACCTGCCGTAG
- a CDS encoding SRPBCC family protein: MTSFSADTRAEAVVDAPRDRIWSALTDPRLVAELTPFVRAIHEDGAHWRWELTALKVLGVGVAPAFTEQMTYDEPERIEFRHDPPAGTTERSSVEGWYDLAEHPAGTRLTTALEITLDLPLPRISGPAVRAAMSRVIDQMGDRFAQNLLAHLGARQVA, translated from the coding sequence ATGACCTCGTTCTCCGCAGACACGCGTGCCGAGGCGGTCGTGGACGCACCGCGCGACCGGATCTGGTCGGCCCTCACCGATCCCCGCCTGGTCGCCGAGCTGACGCCGTTCGTCCGGGCCATCCACGAGGACGGCGCCCATTGGCGCTGGGAGCTGACCGCCCTGAAGGTGCTCGGCGTCGGCGTCGCCCCCGCGTTCACCGAGCAGATGACGTACGACGAGCCGGAGCGGATCGAGTTCCGCCACGACCCGCCTGCGGGCACGACCGAGCGGTCGTCGGTCGAGGGGTGGTACGACCTGGCGGAGCACCCGGCCGGCACGCGGCTGACCACCGCGCTCGAGATCACACTGGACCTGCCGCTGCCCAGGATCTCCGGGCCGGCGGTGCGGGCCGCGATGAGCCGGGTCATCGACCAGATGGGTGACCGGTTCGCCCAGAACCTGCTCGCCCACCTGGGCGCCCGGCAGGTGGCCTGA
- a CDS encoding NAD-dependent malic enzyme, with protein MAATASSYSITMRLHTAPDHGVVGAVATAISAAGGIVTAIDVADSSHARLVVDVTCSASDAEHAERLHAAAESVEGVAVHRVSDRTFLLHIGGKIEVTSKVPLRNRDDLSMAYTPGVGRVSMALAESPGDVPRLTVKGNSVAVVTDGSAVLGLGNIGPGAALPVMEGKAALFKRFADIDAWPICLASQDTDEIVRAVEMIAPGFGGINLEDIAAPRCFEIERRLRESLDIPVFHDDQHGTAIVVLAALTNALRVVKKDITDVRIVVSGGGAAGTAIVTLLLAAGAPDIVVWDREGCLSRDDDTLPPAKRQLAEMTNPRLVRGDLRAGLDGADVFIGVSGPGVLDAEWIKDMAPDPVVFALANPDPEVDPAEAEKYAAVVASGRSDYPNQINNVLAFPGVFRGLLDARASEITLDMLLRAAEAIALVVKDEELNPAFIIPTVFHPDVQRKVAAAVRGV; from the coding sequence ATGGCCGCCACCGCGTCGTCGTACTCGATCACCATGCGCCTGCACACGGCGCCCGACCACGGCGTCGTGGGCGCCGTCGCCACCGCGATCTCGGCGGCCGGCGGCATCGTCACCGCGATCGACGTCGCCGACTCCAGCCACGCCCGCCTGGTCGTGGACGTGACCTGCTCGGCCAGCGACGCCGAGCACGCCGAGCGGCTCCACGCGGCCGCCGAGTCGGTCGAGGGCGTGGCGGTGCACCGGGTCAGCGACCGGACCTTCCTGCTGCACATCGGCGGCAAGATCGAGGTCACCTCCAAGGTGCCGCTGCGCAACCGCGACGACCTCTCGATGGCCTACACCCCCGGCGTCGGCCGGGTCAGCATGGCGCTGGCGGAGAGCCCGGGGGACGTCCCCCGGCTGACCGTGAAGGGCAACTCGGTCGCGGTGGTCACCGACGGCTCGGCCGTGCTCGGACTCGGCAACATCGGGCCCGGTGCCGCGCTGCCGGTGATGGAGGGCAAGGCCGCGCTGTTCAAGCGGTTCGCGGACATCGACGCCTGGCCGATCTGCCTGGCCTCCCAGGACACCGACGAGATCGTGCGCGCGGTCGAGATGATCGCACCGGGCTTCGGCGGCATCAACCTCGAGGACATCGCCGCGCCCCGCTGCTTCGAGATCGAACGGCGGCTGCGCGAGAGCCTGGACATCCCGGTCTTCCACGACGACCAGCACGGCACCGCGATCGTGGTGCTGGCCGCCCTCACCAACGCGCTGCGGGTGGTGAAGAAGGACATCACCGACGTGCGCATCGTCGTGTCGGGCGGCGGCGCCGCAGGCACCGCCATCGTCACGCTGCTGCTCGCCGCCGGCGCGCCGGACATCGTGGTGTGGGACCGCGAGGGCTGCCTCTCGCGCGACGACGACACGCTGCCCCCGGCGAAGCGGCAGCTCGCGGAGATGACCAACCCGCGCCTCGTCCGGGGTGACCTCCGCGCCGGGCTCGACGGCGCCGACGTCTTCATCGGGGTCAGCGGCCCCGGGGTGCTCGATGCCGAGTGGATCAAGGACATGGCCCCGGACCCGGTGGTGTTCGCGCTCGCGAACCCCGACCCCGAGGTCGACCCGGCGGAGGCGGAGAAGTACGCCGCGGTCGTGGCCAGCGGCCGGTCCGACTACCCGAACCAGATCAACAACGTGCTCGCCTTCCCCGGGGTGTTCCGCGGGCTGCTCGACGCCCGGGCCAGCGAGATCACCCTCGACATGTTGCTGCGGGCGGCCGAGGCGATCGCGCTGGTCGTCAAGGACGAGGAGCTCAACCCGGCGTTCATCATCCCGACCGTCTTCCACCCCGACGTGCAGCGCAAGGTCGCGGCCGCGGTCCGCGGCGTCTGA
- a CDS encoding MMPL family transporter encodes MTSLITGRRSAWVLALVPFFLALVLIGAVGEGDRASRSTDALPAGLDSTEGTALLDRLPEAASSAAIVLFTADRGELSRDQLAALRDAGAGLADGGSPLVLAEDGTAALLAVPVPAGSAGEVADRVSALRAAADDAAPDGVQAQVTGPAAVQADLAAVFDGANTRLLLVTALVVAVLLVITYRSPVLWLVPLVVVGVADRLAAVLATQVMARVDVAWDESTVGILSVLVFGTGTDYALLLISRYRDELRTEPSRRRAMAHALRRTAEAVLASATTVVLGLLTLLLSLTPTTRGLGLACAVGVVVAAAFALVVLPAALVLFGRWVFWPRVPHVGEAVTVEADTVWHRIGARVARRPALVAGGSLVLLALMATGIGRIHLGLDQAEQFLDEPEAISAATRLAESFPAGTADPTQVVTEGSGDAVLRAVRSVDGVTSARVSATGGGVVVVDAVLSGRSGENADVVTALREAVAPYDAHVTGAEAKALDEREGSDRDLRLIVPLILVLVLGGLVVLLRSVVAPLLLVVTVVATYAAAMGASWWLFTGPLGFGAMDSGVPLFAFLFLVALGVDYNIFLVTRAREEAAGHGSRGGMLRALSATGGVITSAGILLAAVFAVLGVLPLVVLAQLGTIICLGVLLDTLLVRTLVVPALALVLGDRFWWPRRVA; translated from the coding sequence ATGACCTCGCTGATCACCGGCCGGCGCAGCGCCTGGGTGCTCGCCCTCGTGCCATTCTTCCTGGCCCTGGTCCTGATCGGCGCCGTCGGTGAGGGCGACCGCGCGTCGCGCAGCACCGATGCCCTGCCCGCCGGGCTGGACAGCACCGAGGGGACCGCGCTCCTGGACCGGCTCCCCGAAGCCGCGTCGAGCGCCGCGATCGTGCTGTTCACGGCCGATCGCGGTGAGCTCTCCCGCGACCAGCTGGCCGCGCTGCGGGACGCGGGAGCGGGTCTGGCCGATGGCGGCAGCCCCCTGGTGCTCGCCGAGGACGGCACCGCTGCCCTGCTCGCCGTGCCGGTCCCGGCCGGCTCGGCCGGCGAGGTGGCCGACCGGGTGAGCGCGCTGCGCGCCGCCGCCGACGACGCCGCGCCTGACGGCGTGCAGGCCCAGGTCACCGGCCCGGCCGCGGTCCAGGCCGACCTCGCCGCGGTCTTCGACGGGGCGAACACCCGCTTGCTGCTGGTCACCGCGCTCGTGGTCGCCGTGCTGCTCGTGATCACCTACCGCAGCCCCGTGCTGTGGCTGGTCCCGCTGGTCGTCGTGGGCGTCGCCGATCGGCTCGCCGCGGTCCTGGCGACCCAGGTGATGGCCCGCGTCGACGTCGCGTGGGACGAGTCCACGGTCGGGATCCTCTCGGTGCTGGTCTTCGGCACCGGCACCGACTACGCGCTGCTGCTGATCTCCCGCTACCGCGACGAGCTGCGCACCGAGCCGTCGCGGCGCCGGGCGATGGCGCACGCGCTGCGGCGTACGGCGGAGGCGGTGCTGGCCAGCGCGACCACCGTCGTCCTGGGGCTGCTGACCCTGCTGCTCTCGCTGACCCCGACCACCCGCGGCCTCGGCCTCGCGTGCGCGGTCGGCGTCGTGGTCGCCGCTGCGTTCGCGCTGGTGGTGCTCCCGGCGGCGCTCGTGCTGTTCGGGCGCTGGGTGTTCTGGCCGCGGGTGCCGCACGTCGGTGAGGCGGTCACGGTCGAGGCCGACACCGTGTGGCACCGGATCGGGGCGCGGGTGGCGCGCCGGCCGGCCCTGGTGGCCGGCGGCTCCCTGGTGCTGCTCGCCCTGATGGCGACCGGGATCGGGCGGATCCACCTCGGCCTGGACCAGGCCGAGCAGTTCCTCGACGAGCCGGAGGCGATCAGCGCCGCCACCCGGCTGGCCGAGTCCTTCCCCGCCGGCACCGCCGACCCGACCCAGGTCGTCACCGAGGGCTCCGGCGACGCCGTGCTCCGGGCGGTCCGCTCGGTCGACGGCGTGACCTCGGCCCGGGTCTCGGCCACCGGCGGCGGCGTGGTCGTGGTCGACGCGGTGCTGTCCGGCCGCTCCGGGGAGAACGCCGACGTCGTGACCGCACTGCGCGAGGCGGTCGCGCCGTACGACGCGCACGTGACCGGCGCCGAGGCGAAGGCCCTCGACGAGCGCGAGGGGTCGGACCGCGACCTGCGGCTGATCGTGCCGCTGATCCTGGTGCTGGTGCTCGGCGGGCTGGTGGTGCTGCTGCGCTCCGTCGTCGCGCCGCTGCTGCTCGTGGTGACCGTGGTCGCGACGTACGCCGCGGCGATGGGCGCCTCGTGGTGGCTGTTCACGGGGCCGCTCGGGTTCGGCGCGATGGACAGCGGCGTGCCGCTGTTCGCGTTCCTGTTCCTCGTCGCGCTCGGCGTCGACTACAACATCTTCCTGGTCACCCGCGCCCGTGAGGAGGCCGCCGGCCACGGGTCGCGCGGCGGCATGCTGCGGGCGCTGTCGGCGACCGGCGGGGTGATCACCAGTGCTGGCATCCTGCTCGCGGCGGTGTTCGCGGTGCTGGGGGTGCTGCCGCTGGTGGTGCTCGCCCAGCTCGGCACGATCATCTGCCTGGGCGTGCTGCTCGACACGCTCCTGGTCCGCACCCTGGTGGTGCCGGCGCTCGCCCTGGTCCTCGGCGACCGGTTCTGGTGGCCGCGCCGGGTCGCCTGA
- a CDS encoding MarR family winged helix-turn-helix transcriptional regulator, with amino-acid sequence MAKPERAGPASEFADAWRQTGSLVALREAIEAGARVRHVVARRAGLSDSELVALQHLVRTSLGPAELARILDISTAASTGVVDRLAERGHVERHPHAEDRRRTDVRVTASGREEVLAHLLPMFTALDAWDRSFTEAERALVERYLRGVRAAFEQVFDPPVIAQPPPSEA; translated from the coding sequence ATGGCGAAGCCCGAGCGGGCCGGCCCGGCGAGCGAGTTCGCCGATGCCTGGCGTCAGACCGGGAGCCTGGTCGCCCTGCGCGAGGCGATCGAGGCGGGTGCCCGGGTGCGCCACGTGGTCGCCCGGCGCGCGGGGCTGAGCGACTCCGAGCTGGTCGCGCTCCAGCACCTGGTCCGGACCTCGCTAGGCCCCGCGGAGCTGGCCCGGATCCTCGACATCAGCACCGCCGCGTCGACCGGAGTCGTCGACCGGCTCGCCGAGCGGGGGCACGTCGAGCGGCACCCGCACGCCGAGGACCGCCGTCGCACGGACGTGCGGGTGACCGCGTCCGGGCGCGAGGAGGTGCTCGCGCACCTGCTGCCGATGTTCACCGCCCTGGACGCCTGGGACCGCTCGTTCACCGAAGCCGAGCGCGCGCTGGTCGAGCGGTACCTGCGGGGCGTCCGGGCGGCCTTCGAACAGGTCTTCGACCCGCCGGTGATCGCTCAGCCGCCACCCTCGGAGGCGTAG
- the ppgK gene encoding polyphosphate--glucose phosphotransferase, translating to MAQTAPQPFGIDFGGTGIKGAPVDLEAGDFAAERVRIRTPDPSTPERVAAVFVELLRRFPDSTGAVGVTVPGVVRHGVVRSAANIDRAWVGTDADRLFTRATGREVHVVNDADGAGLAEVRYGAAKGRSGLVIVTTLGTGIGSAMVYDGVLVPNSELGHLEVEGHDAESRAANSAREREDLSWEQWAKRLTTYYRTLERLFSPELFVVGGGVSKSSAEFLALVDIDTEIIPAALLNKAGVVGAALYASEGGG from the coding sequence ATGGCCCAGACGGCACCGCAGCCCTTCGGCATCGACTTCGGTGGCACCGGCATCAAGGGCGCACCGGTCGACCTCGAGGCCGGCGACTTCGCCGCCGAGCGGGTCCGGATCCGGACCCCCGACCCGTCCACACCCGAGCGGGTGGCGGCGGTCTTCGTCGAGCTGCTGCGCCGATTCCCGGACTCCACCGGCGCGGTCGGCGTGACGGTCCCCGGGGTGGTCCGCCACGGCGTGGTCCGCTCGGCGGCCAACATCGACAGGGCCTGGGTCGGCACCGACGCCGACCGGCTCTTCACCCGGGCCACCGGCCGCGAGGTGCACGTCGTGAACGACGCGGACGGCGCCGGGCTGGCCGAGGTGCGGTACGGCGCGGCGAAGGGCCGCTCCGGCCTGGTGATCGTGACCACCCTCGGCACCGGGATCGGCTCGGCGATGGTCTACGACGGCGTCCTGGTGCCGAACTCCGAGCTCGGCCACCTCGAGGTCGAGGGCCACGACGCCGAGTCCCGGGCGGCCAACAGCGCCCGCGAGCGCGAGGACCTGTCCTGGGAGCAGTGGGCGAAGCGGCTCACGACGTACTACCGCACCCTGGAGCGGCTCTTCTCTCCCGAGCTGTTCGTGGTCGGCGGCGGGGTCAGCAAGTCCTCCGCCGAGTTCCTCGCGCTGGTGGACATCGACACCGAGATCATCCCGGCGGCGCTGCTCAACAAGGCCGGGGTGGTGGGCGCGGCGCTCTACGCCTCCGAGGGTGGCGGCTGA